One Prevotella melaninogenica DNA window includes the following coding sequences:
- a CDS encoding HU family DNA-binding protein has translation MKIKLQKKKNPQKRTEEKYYANPVNLGKKTLRDIARDIAGRSSLTRGDIENVLANFMDCLPHYLRDGFSVQLGEFGTMRLTLSSEGAATEKAFKTETIKPRVTFTPGVELKAALRENSYETVKEEKSGGKEEGGGKTPGPLPG, from the coding sequence ATGAAGATTAAACTCCAAAAGAAAAAGAATCCGCAGAAGCGGACAGAAGAAAAGTATTATGCTAATCCTGTAAATCTTGGTAAGAAAACCTTGCGGGATATTGCGCGCGACATTGCGGGGCGTTCTTCGCTGACACGTGGCGATATCGAAAACGTGCTGGCGAACTTTATGGATTGTCTGCCTCATTATCTCCGCGATGGCTTTAGCGTGCAGTTGGGCGAGTTTGGCACGATGCGCTTAACACTGTCAAGCGAGGGGGCCGCAACGGAAAAGGCGTTTAAGACAGAGACTATCAAGCCGCGCGTAACGTTTACACCGGGCGTAGAACTGAAAGCTGCGCTGCGCGAAAACTCGTATGAGACGGTGAAGGAGGAAAAGTCGGGCGGAAAGGAAGAAGGGGGCGGAAAGACTCCCGGACCTTTGCCAGGGTAG